DNA from Arthrobacter sp. FW305-BF8:
GGGAACCCGCCACGGAAATCCTGATGGATCCGGACAAGATCAGCTCGGCCACCGTCCTGGCTGACCTGTCCGCCGCAGCCGCAAAGATCAAGGCCAGCCGCAACTGCGTGGGCCAGGAGGATCTGCAGGACCTGCCCACCAGCAAGTAGCGGGCCAGGTCCCACATGTCAGCGCAGGCCGGTCTTGCGGGTCAGCGCCAGGTAGATCAGCTCGTCGATCAGTTCCGGATAGCTCAGTCCGGTGGCCGCCCACATTTGCGGGTACATGCTCTTCGGCGTGAATCCGGGCATCGTGTTGATCTCGTTGATGATCAGGTCGCCGTCCGGAGTGTAGAAGAAGTCGACCCGGCTCAGGCCCTCCGCTCCCACAGAGTCGAACGCCGCTGCAGCGAGCTCGCGGACGCGGGCAATCGCTTCCTCGGGCATGTCCGCGGGGCAGCTCAGGGCGGCCGCGTCATCCACGTACTTGGCCTGGAAGTCGTAGAACTCGTGCCCGCCGCCGGCCACGGAGATCTCGCCGGGCAGGGACGTGCGCGGCGCATCGCCACCGCGGCCCTCGAGCACGGCGCATTCGATTTCCCGGCCCACGATGCCGGCCTCGATCACCAGCTTCGGATCATGTTCGCGGGCCGCCTCTATCGCGGCGTCCAGGCCGTCAAGCGAGTCAACTTTGGAGATCCCCATCGAGGATCCGGCGCGGGCGGGCTTGACGAACACCGGGAAGCCCAGCAGGTCAACCTGCTTGCGGACAGACTCGGGGTCGTTGCGCCACTGCCTGTCGGTCACGGCGATGTACGGGCCCACCTTCAGGCCGGCGGCCTCGAAGACCACCTTCATGAAATGCTTGTCCATGCCCACCGCCGAGGCGAGCACGCCGGCACCGACGTAGCGGGTGTCGGAGAGTTCCAGAAGCCCCTGGATGGTGCCGTCCTCGCCGAACGGCCCATGCAGCAGCGGGAACACCACATCCACGGATCCAAGTTCCTGCGGCACCTCGTTGGGAGCCGTCACGATGAGCTTGTGCTCCCCCCCGATCTCCGTGATGCTCACTGTCCTAGCCGACGGGGCGACCTCCGGAAGCGAGGTTGCGGACAGCGACCACTGTGCCGTGTCCCCCGGCGGGAGGACCCACTGGCCGGACTTGGCAATACCGATGGGAACGACGTCGTACTTGTTCCGGTCGATGGCCCCCAGCACTCCGGCAGCAGTTACGCAACTGACGGCGTGCTCGCTGGAGCGGCCGCCAAAGAGGACGGCCACCCGCGGCTTGGGCTGGCTACCGCCGTGGGCGGCCTTGGTCTGGCTGGTGTTGTCCGCTGCGGTCAAGTTTTCTTCCGACACTGTCAGTAATCGCCTTCGGCTTTAAGTTCCCGGGACAGCAGTAGCGGCCCGAGTTGGTCAACGGACAATTTTCCGGCGAGGACCGCGACGACGGCCGCCGTGATGGGCATCTCGACGCCGAGCTTGCCGGCCAGTTCGTGGACGGCCTGGCCGGATTTGATGCCTTCGGCGGTCTGGGTCATTTTCTGCGCGACCTCGTCCAGCGTCAGGCCCTGTCCCAGCAGGCGGCCGGCAGTGTGGTTCCGGGACAGCGGTGACGAGCACGTGGCCACCAGGTCCCCAAGCCCGGCCAGGCCCGCCATGGTGTGGGCCTTCCCGCCGAGCGCCAGGGCCAGCCGGGAGGTTTCGGCCAGGCCGCGGGTAATGACGGACGCCTTGGTGTTGTCCCCCATCTGCTTTCCCTCGCAGATGCCCACGGCCAGTGCGATGACGTTCTTGACGATGCCGCCGATCTCCACACCCACGATGTCCGAGGTGGTGTAGGGGCGGAAGTATGGCGCCGTGCAGCTTCTCGCGATCCAGCCGGCGACGGCCGAGTCGGGACAGGCGACCACCGAGGCTGTGGGCTCCTCCCGGGCGATCTCCATCGCCAGGTTGGGGCCGGAGACGACGGCGATTCGGTCGGCCGGGATGTCCAGTTCCTCAGCGATCACCTCGCTCATCCGGACGTCGGTGCCCAACTCAAGGCCTTTCATCAGGGACACCACGAGGGCGTCGGGCCCGATCAGGGGCTTCCACTTGCGCAGCTGGAGGCGAAGGGACTGCGCCGGTACGGCAAGGACAACCAGGTCGGCTCCGGACAGCGCGTCCGCCACGTCGGTGGAGGCGGAGATGCTCGGCGGCAGGTCAATGTCTGCCAGGTACTGGGGGTTGCGGTGGTTGCCGTTGATCTCGGCGACGACTTCCTCGCGGCGCCCCCAGAGCCGGATGCTGCGCTCCACGCCGGAGGCGGTGGCTGCGTCGGCCAGGATTTTCGCGAACGTGGTGCCCCACGAGCCGGCGCCCAGGACTGCCACGGATACCGCGGAGCCGGGCCGGGCGTGAACAGGCGTCACTTCCCGCCCCGCTCGACGTCGCGGCCGTGCTTCGTCTGGTTGTGGGCGGTGGGGTCCCAGCGCCGGGCCGGCGGCTGCTCCCCACGGAGTTCGGCCAGGAGACCGGTGACGGCATCCATGATGACATCCGTGGCTTCGGCCAGGGTGGCCTTGTCGCGGGACCGGCCCGCGAAGCGCGAGAGGTCGACGGGGTCGCCGATCCGGATCCTGGACGTCTTCCGCGGAAACAGGTGGAACCGCTTGGCGTAGCGGGGAAAGAGCTCGTGCGCGCCCCAGTGCGCCATCGGCACCACGGGGATGCCCGTTTCGAGAGCCAGGCGGGCGGCGCCGGTGTGGCCCTTCATCGGCCACAGATCGGGGTCGCGGGTCAGCGTACCCTCCGGGTAGATGATGATCGCTCCGCCCTCCGCCACAATCTCCTGGGCGAGCTGCAGCGAGCGGTTAGCCCCCGCCGTCGAGCGTTCCACCGGAATCTGCTTGGTGGCATGCAGTACGGCGCCCACCACCGGGACCTTGAAGAGGCCCGACTTCGCCAGGAAGTGCGGGGCGCGCTTGTTGCTGTACAGCATGTGCCCGAT
Protein-coding regions in this window:
- a CDS encoding D-alanine--D-alanine ligase family protein encodes the protein MTAADNTSQTKAAHGGSQPKPRVAVLFGGRSSEHAVSCVTAAGVLGAIDRNKYDVVPIGIAKSGQWVLPPGDTAQWSLSATSLPEVAPSARTVSITEIGGEHKLIVTAPNEVPQELGSVDVVFPLLHGPFGEDGTIQGLLELSDTRYVGAGVLASAVGMDKHFMKVVFEAAGLKVGPYIAVTDRQWRNDPESVRKQVDLLGFPVFVKPARAGSSMGISKVDSLDGLDAAIEAAREHDPKLVIEAGIVGREIECAVLEGRGGDAPRTSLPGEISVAGGGHEFYDFQAKYVDDAAALSCPADMPEEAIARVRELAAAAFDSVGAEGLSRVDFFYTPDGDLIINEINTMPGFTPKSMYPQMWAATGLSYPELIDELIYLALTRKTGLR
- a CDS encoding NAD(P)H-dependent glycerol-3-phosphate dehydrogenase, with protein sequence MTPVHARPGSAVSVAVLGAGSWGTTFAKILADAATASGVERSIRLWGRREEVVAEINGNHRNPQYLADIDLPPSISASTDVADALSGADLVVLAVPAQSLRLQLRKWKPLIGPDALVVSLMKGLELGTDVRMSEVIAEELDIPADRIAVVSGPNLAMEIAREEPTASVVACPDSAVAGWIARSCTAPYFRPYTTSDIVGVEIGGIVKNVIALAVGICEGKQMGDNTKASVITRGLAETSRLALALGGKAHTMAGLAGLGDLVATCSSPLSRNHTAGRLLGQGLTLDEVAQKMTQTAEGIKSGQAVHELAGKLGVEMPITAAVVAVLAGKLSVDQLGPLLLSRELKAEGDY
- a CDS encoding lysophospholipid acyltransferase family protein; this translates as MKESAKSHTTFVIIAGIVRPVLNLIMSKKWEGTDKLPAGGFIAVPNHCTEIDPLVIGHMLYSNKRAPHFLAKSGLFKVPVVGAVLHATKQIPVERSTAGANRSLQLAQEIVAEGGAIIIYPEGTLTRDPDLWPMKGHTGAARLALETGIPVVPMAHWGAHELFPRYAKRFHLFPRKTSRIRIGDPVDLSRFAGRSRDKATLAEATDVIMDAVTGLLAELRGEQPPARRWDPTAHNQTKHGRDVERGGK